One window from the genome of Oryza glaberrima chromosome 3, OglaRS2, whole genome shotgun sequence encodes:
- the LOC127765229 gene encoding LOW QUALITY PROTEIN: guanine nucleotide-binding protein subunit gamma 3-like (The sequence of the model RefSeq protein was modified relative to this genomic sequence to represent the inferred CDS: deleted 1 base in 1 codon), which produces MAMAPAPRPKSPPAPPDPCGRHRLQLAVDALHREIGFLEGEINSIEGIHAASRCCREVDEFIGRTPDPFITISSEKRSHDHSHHFLKKFRCLCRASACCLSYLSWICCCSSAAGAAHPPPPPSTSRGRAAAATATATAAPPLPPHVGRR; this is translated from the exons ATGGCAATGGCGCCGGCGCCCCGGCCcaagtcgccgccggcgccgcccgacccctgcggccgccaccgcctccagctcgccgtcgacgcgcTCCACCGCGAGATCGGATTCCTCGAG GGTGAAATAAATTCAATCGAAGGGATCCACGCTGCCTCCAGATGCTGCAGAGA GGTTGACGAATTCATCGGAAGAACTCCTGATCCATTCATAACGAT TTCATCGGAGAAGCGAAGTCATGATCATTCTCACCACTTCTTGAAGAAGTTTCG CTGTTTGTGCAGAGCAAGTGCGTGCTGCCTCAGCTACCTCTCCTGgatctgctgctgcagcagcgccgccggc gctgctcatcctcctcctcctccttcaacCTCAAGAGGCCGAGCTGCTGCTGCAACTGCAACTGCaactgctgctcctcctcttcctcctcatgtGGGGCGGCGTTAA